One part of the Canis lupus dingo isolate Sandy chromosome 14, ASM325472v2, whole genome shotgun sequence genome encodes these proteins:
- the RPA3 gene encoding replication protein A 14 kDa subunit yields MVDILELPKSRINASMLAQFIDKPVCFVGRLEKIHPTGKMFILSDGEGKNGTIELMEPLDEEISGIVEVVGRVTAKATIMCASYVQFKEDNHPFDLGLYNEAVKITHEFPQFFPLGVVQYD; encoded by the exons ATGGTGGACATCCTGGAGTTGCCCAAGTCGCGCATCAATGCCAGCATGCTAGCTCAGTTCATCGACAAGCCGGTCTGCTTCGTGGGGAGGCTGGAAAAG ATTCATCCcactggaaaaatgtttattctttctgatggagaaggaaaaaatggaaccATTGAGTTGATGGAGCCC CTTGATGAAGAAATCTCTGGAATCGTGGAAGTAGTTGGAAGAGTAACGGCCAAGGCAACCATTATGTGTGCATCATATGTCCAGTTTAAAGAAGATAACCATCCTTTCG atCTTGGCCTTTACAATGAAGCTGTGAAAATTACCCATGAGTTTCCTCAGTTTTTTCCTTTGGGGGTTGTGCAATATGATTGA
- the UMAD1 gene encoding UBAP1-MVB12-associated (UMA)-domain containing protein 1 isoform X14 encodes MLALMRDLGNSRMSTMAAARAPRPAGNRRPKRRALRRPGGAGRRRQSAGAGTLPPPIKGAEIAIAIAQPPERPRQGGPLPEVGIGCLATRGVPEVARVLRGLGRGGGAWTGRVGGCRPARSRKQAVGLRCGGGGGLRRSLRFPCAVESCKEG; translated from the coding sequence ATGCTGGCATTGATGCGCGACTTGGGCAACTCCAGGATGTCCACCATGGCTGCGGCGCGAGCCCCGCGGCCGGCAGGAAACCGACGACCCAAGCGGCGCGCCCTGCGGCGACCAGGGGGCGCAGGACGCCGGCGCCAATCGGCGGGGGCCGGCACTCTCCCTCCACCAATCAAAGGCGCGGAAATTGCGATCGCGATCGCGCAGCCCCCGGAGCGGCCCCGGCAGGGAGGGCCGCTTCCGGAAGTGGGGATCGGCTGCCTAGCGACGCGCGGCGTCCCGGAAGTTGCCCGGGTCCTCCGCGGACTGGGCCGCGGAGGCGGGGCTTGGACGGGGCGGGTCGGCGGCTGCCGCCCGGCGAGATCCCGGAAGCAGGCTGTTGGGCTCCGGTGCGGTGGCGGCGGGGGACTGCGGCGCAGCCTCAG